Proteins encoded by one window of Salvia splendens isolate huo1 chromosome 5, SspV2, whole genome shotgun sequence:
- the LOC121802174 gene encoding probable magnesium transporter NIPA6 isoform X1: MDMGVSDNTRGLLLAMVSSLFIGTSFIFKKKGLLRAAAAGTRAGVGGYTYLLEPLWWAGMISMIVGEIANFVAYIYAPAVLVTPLGALSIIVSAILAHLLLKEPLRQMGILGIISCIVGSVVIVVHAPQEPTPSSVQEVWDLASQPAFLIYVAASVSLVLLLIVYFEPLYGQTNILVYLGICSILGAITVMSVKAVGIAIKLTLEGINQFGSTQTWFFLSVAVFCLITQLNYLNKALDTFNAAIVSPIHYVMFTTLTIIASSIMFKDWSGQNASSITSEVCGFITVLSGTIILHMTREEEASSPPTGTIVWYDGDSSKALEGAHFISLHSSDYFELVSGDKVMAA; this comes from the exons ATGGACATGGGGGTTTCGGATAACACGAGGGGATTATTATTGGCAATGGTGTCGAGTTTGTTTATAGGAACGAGCTTTATATTTAAGAAGAAAGGTCTTCTCcgagctgctgctgctggtaCACGCGCAG GTGTCGGGGGCTATACTTACCTGTTAGAGCCTCTTTGGTGGGCCGGCATGATTTCTA TGATTGTTGGGGAGATTGCGAACTTTGTTGCTTATATCTATGCCCCTGCTGTTCTTGTTACCCCTCTTGGTGCATTGAGCATTATTGTTAG TGCTATTTTAGCACACCTTCTGCTGAAGGAGCCGCTGCGACAGATGGGAATTTTGGGAATTATATCTTGCATAGTTGGGTCGGTTGTAATTGTTGTTCATGCCCCGCAAGAACCAACACCATCTTCTGTTCAAGAAGTCTGGGATTTGGCATCCCAGCCAg CATTCCTCATTTATGTGGCAGCTTCGGTATCACTTGTGCTACTTCTCATTGTGTATTTTGAGCCTCTCTACGGGCAGACAAACATACTCGTCTACTTAGGAATTTGCTCTATATTGGGAGCAATCACG GTTATGAGCGTGAAGGCCGTTGGCATTGCGATAAAACTCACCTTGGAGGGGATTAATCAGTTCGGATCTACTCAGACTTGGTTTTTCCTTTCGGTTGCAGTATTTTGTCTGATCACACAGTTGAATTATCTGAACAAG GCGCTCGACACTTTTAATGCTGCAATAGTCTCTCCGATACACTATGTAATGTTCACAACTCTGACCATAATCGCCAGCTCCATCATGTTCAAG GACTGGTCGGGTCAGAATGCGAGCAGCATAACCTCCGAAGTGTGTGGTTTCATCACAGTTCTCTCAGGGACGATCATTCTTCACATGACTAGAGAAGAGGAAGCGTCATCACCTCCAACAG GGACCATAGTTTGGTACGATGGAGATTCATCGAAAGCTTTAGAAGGAgctcattttatttcattgcaTAGCTCTGATTACTTTGAACTTGTCTCTGGAGACAAAGTGATGGCAGCATAG
- the LOC121802174 gene encoding probable magnesium transporter NIPA6 isoform X2, with the protein MISMIVGEIANFVAYIYAPAVLVTPLGALSIIVSAILAHLLLKEPLRQMGILGIISCIVGSVVIVVHAPQEPTPSSVQEVWDLASQPAFLIYVAASVSLVLLLIVYFEPLYGQTNILVYLGICSILGAITVMSVKAVGIAIKLTLEGINQFGSTQTWFFLSVAVFCLITQLNYLNKALDTFNAAIVSPIHYVMFTTLTIIASSIMFKDWSGQNASSITSEVCGFITVLSGTIILHMTREEEASSPPTGTIVWYDGDSSKALEGAHFISLHSSDYFELVSGDKVMAA; encoded by the exons ATGATTTCTA TGATTGTTGGGGAGATTGCGAACTTTGTTGCTTATATCTATGCCCCTGCTGTTCTTGTTACCCCTCTTGGTGCATTGAGCATTATTGTTAG TGCTATTTTAGCACACCTTCTGCTGAAGGAGCCGCTGCGACAGATGGGAATTTTGGGAATTATATCTTGCATAGTTGGGTCGGTTGTAATTGTTGTTCATGCCCCGCAAGAACCAACACCATCTTCTGTTCAAGAAGTCTGGGATTTGGCATCCCAGCCAg CATTCCTCATTTATGTGGCAGCTTCGGTATCACTTGTGCTACTTCTCATTGTGTATTTTGAGCCTCTCTACGGGCAGACAAACATACTCGTCTACTTAGGAATTTGCTCTATATTGGGAGCAATCACG GTTATGAGCGTGAAGGCCGTTGGCATTGCGATAAAACTCACCTTGGAGGGGATTAATCAGTTCGGATCTACTCAGACTTGGTTTTTCCTTTCGGTTGCAGTATTTTGTCTGATCACACAGTTGAATTATCTGAACAAG GCGCTCGACACTTTTAATGCTGCAATAGTCTCTCCGATACACTATGTAATGTTCACAACTCTGACCATAATCGCCAGCTCCATCATGTTCAAG GACTGGTCGGGTCAGAATGCGAGCAGCATAACCTCCGAAGTGTGTGGTTTCATCACAGTTCTCTCAGGGACGATCATTCTTCACATGACTAGAGAAGAGGAAGCGTCATCACCTCCAACAG GGACCATAGTTTGGTACGATGGAGATTCATCGAAAGCTTTAGAAGGAgctcattttatttcattgcaTAGCTCTGATTACTTTGAACTTGTCTCTGGAGACAAAGTGATGGCAGCATAG